The Micrococcales bacterium genome includes a region encoding these proteins:
- a CDS encoding PAS domain S-box protein, whose amino-acid sequence MRAAEGGAGDPAARLRATLDSLLDPHVVLTAVRDGNGEIVDFEYTDANAAACDYNGLSYDELMGTHLLEFLPNHRSTGMFDRYKHLIETGEPLVIDDFVYPLERRGGQEVHFDIRGVALGDSIVYSWRDITDRHEQMKALREAEREYRSLAEATTDLAYRTDAQRRIVWVSPSVTRVLGWDPDDMLGRTIQTFIPPEEMASHRDNWDSAYSGDWVPDGPQSRVFPVLTKSGDTLPMTTVVTRDMDDDGQWTGGLLIGLRDVTDVLREQEAAEREREKAERLQLSMDRAAVGLAISGLDGGFEYVNPALCRMLGYRQEELASMSFSDITHPEDVDASQAMMGRLLSNEVDELTMRKRYLTATGETIWVDLAVGVARRRDGALDHFVAQVVDVTAEVEYAEALETTVRRFRELAENASDIVYEMDADWRIRWISPSVQNVLGWDPETLVGANAPDIIAGGQEELLADFQRQLRAGYSVNGTSLKYSTASGLTRWMSAMINPISDGDDIAGVIVGLRDVTNEVEARQALARVQERLRLAVDAAPNGMAITDDNGLLVDVNRQFCRLLDSSEQEVVGLPLEQVLTVAGAGTCAGDRVLHEHRRLVGDTVEWIEHEVAEVPDEGGSSGYLVHLFSNATREHRVREELRHLATHDVLTGVANRRWFADRLQHVGDADDRGTIAIVFCDVDRLKEVNDTLGHAAGDAVLTAVAERLASAIRASDDIGRLGGDEFVVLLEGVASAADLQAIAEKIRRQVEGDVSFQGRSIRVSTSVGATFVRPGEDPDAALQRADAALLLAKSQGRNQAVVTG is encoded by the coding sequence GTGAGAGCCGCAGAGGGGGGTGCCGGGGATCCGGCGGCGCGGCTGCGCGCGACGCTGGACAGTCTGCTCGACCCCCATGTGGTGCTCACCGCCGTTCGTGACGGGAACGGCGAGATCGTCGACTTCGAATACACCGATGCGAACGCTGCCGCCTGCGACTACAACGGGCTCAGTTACGACGAACTGATGGGTACCCATCTGCTGGAGTTCCTGCCCAATCACCGTTCCACCGGCATGTTCGACCGCTACAAGCACCTCATCGAGACCGGCGAACCACTGGTGATCGACGACTTCGTGTACCCGCTCGAACGGCGCGGTGGCCAGGAGGTCCACTTCGACATCCGGGGTGTGGCGCTCGGGGACAGCATCGTGTACTCATGGCGCGACATCACCGACCGCCACGAGCAGATGAAGGCCTTGCGGGAGGCGGAACGCGAATACCGCAGCCTCGCCGAAGCCACCACAGATCTGGCGTACCGCACCGACGCCCAACGACGGATCGTGTGGGTCTCGCCCAGCGTCACCCGGGTTCTCGGGTGGGACCCGGACGACATGCTGGGCCGAACCATTCAGACCTTCATCCCTCCCGAGGAGATGGCGAGTCATCGTGACAACTGGGACAGCGCCTACAGCGGCGACTGGGTTCCCGACGGCCCCCAGTCGCGGGTCTTCCCGGTGCTGACGAAGTCCGGTGACACATTGCCGATGACGACCGTGGTCACCCGCGACATGGACGACGACGGGCAGTGGACCGGCGGGTTGCTCATCGGGCTGCGTGACGTCACCGACGTCCTGCGTGAGCAGGAGGCCGCCGAACGCGAGCGCGAGAAGGCCGAGCGGCTGCAGTTGTCCATGGATCGGGCCGCCGTGGGCCTGGCCATCTCCGGCCTGGACGGCGGCTTCGAGTATGTCAATCCGGCGCTGTGCCGGATGCTGGGCTACCGGCAGGAGGAACTCGCCTCGATGTCCTTCAGTGACATCACCCACCCGGAGGATGTCGATGCCAGCCAGGCCATGATGGGTCGCCTGCTCAGCAACGAGGTCGACGAGTTGACCATGCGCAAGCGGTATCTCACCGCCACCGGGGAGACGATCTGGGTGGACCTCGCCGTGGGCGTCGCGAGACGGCGGGACGGCGCGCTCGACCACTTCGTGGCCCAGGTCGTGGATGTGACTGCAGAGGTCGAGTACGCCGAGGCCCTCGAGACGACCGTGCGCAGGTTCCGCGAACTCGCGGAGAACGCCTCGGACATCGTCTACGAGATGGACGCCGACTGGCGCATCCGCTGGATCTCGCCGTCGGTGCAGAACGTGCTGGGCTGGGATCCTGAGACCCTGGTCGGTGCCAACGCCCCGGATATCATCGCCGGCGGCCAGGAGGAACTGCTCGCCGACTTCCAGAGGCAGTTGCGGGCCGGCTATTCGGTGAACGGCACGTCGTTGAAGTACTCGACCGCTTCGGGCCTGACACGCTGGATGTCGGCCATGATCAACCCGATCTCTGACGGAGATGACATCGCCGGGGTCATCGTCGGCCTGCGCGACGTGACCAACGAGGTCGAGGCCCGGCAGGCTCTGGCCAGGGTGCAGGAGCGCTTGCGCCTGGCGGTCGACGCGGCCCCCAACGGCATGGCCATCACGGACGACAACGGCCTGCTCGTCGATGTCAACCGCCAGTTCTGCCGATTGCTGGACTCCTCAGAGCAGGAGGTTGTGGGCCTGCCCCTCGAACAGGTGCTGACTGTTGCGGGGGCCGGGACCTGCGCCGGGGATCGCGTGCTGCACGAGCACCGGCGGTTGGTGGGCGACACCGTGGAGTGGATCGAACACGAGGTCGCGGAGGTTCCCGATGAGGGTGGCAGCAGCGGCTACCTGGTGCACTTGTTCTCCAACGCGACGCGGGAACACCGGGTACGCGAGGAGTTGCGGCACCTGGCCACGCACGACGTCCTCACCGGCGTGGCCAACCGGCGCTGGTTCGCAGACCGATTGCAGCACGTCGGCGACGCCGACGATCGCGGGACAATCGCGATCGTGTTCTGTGACGTCGACCGGCTGAAGGAGGTCAACGACACGCTCGGGCACGCGGCCGGCGATGCGGTTCTCACCGCGGTCGCCGAACGGCTCGCGAGTGCCATCCGCGCCAGCGATGACATCGGGCGGCTCGGTGGTGACGAGTTCGTCGTCCTGCTCGAGGGCGTGGCGTCCGCCGCGGATCTGCAGGCGATCGCCGAGAAGATCCGGCGTCAGGTCGAGGGTGATGTGAGCTTCCAGGGCCGGTCGATCCGGGTGTCGACCAGCGTCGGCGCCACCTTCGTGCGGCCCGGGGAGGATCCGGACGCGGCGCTGCAACGGGCGGACGCGGCGCTGCTACTGGCGAAGTCGCAGGGCCGCAACCAGGCGGTCGTCACGGGTTGA
- a CDS encoding MMPL family transporter codes for MTGFLYRLGRRSAERGWRVIGVWLVVALVIMGANRLFGGESADSFVLKGTDSSVAQDLLNRAFPGSSAEATPIVVYDPARDLGALDDRTVERVVRDVRKIPQVTSVTGPEQRADLLSDDGHTAIISVLINERFATDTGVAQDVLTTAQTAAGPDVTVTIGGFLGRQLAQPDTHLSEALGLVSAVFILFLTLRRWGATFVPLASALFSVGLGLAVVGLLSRLVFIPDVAPTLGTMLGLGVGIDYALFLLTRHRILLHQGFEVTDAVGRTSGTAGAGMVFAGSTLIAAVCGLVLTGISFLAWLGYAAAIVVAIAVAASITLVPAILGVMQYRVMPKKGLHTHTDDDLDRTGWGRLADTVTSRPWTFAIASSALLLVMAAPTATLTLGHSDNGILPEETSARQAYDLIADGFGPGQNGPLAVVTQMYAIAQAPDDADAEPGTDPRTLDPRLQRLQDELAAAPGVASADAPIVSPDGGVAVVRVAPQWGPADPRTEELVHELRDQVLPAAVAGGGMGAHVGGVTAAVTDFSEIIAARTPYFIAGVVLLSFLLLTVAYRSLLIPFKAAVMNLLSIAAAYGVVTVVFQWGWGAQLIGLDGPVPIESYVPMMMFAVLFGLSMDYEVFLLTAFREHWERTGDMTSAVRRGLADTGHLVTAAAAIMVVVFGSFLLSDNAIVKMFGVGLATAVAVDATIVRCLLVPAIMVLAQKGTWWLPGWLDQLLPHLHVEGDPRALDAAAATSDRPGTPGPLAVYRPAPVIGAIVGVTLAWVLISRLAFIPEPASTSVAISAVLGAVLGLLPASLGGGRLSRAAGYGLGALLALLVSSIIVALVPPAQAPSAPMTAWAIVATALLAVLVVSRTMALPLVLGAVALAVSLVLTGTDAALQVLFGATLLPALVTILIISVFANLFPDRGDTMEPTAEDQPLRVGRP; via the coding sequence ATGACCGGATTCCTCTACCGGCTCGGACGACGCAGCGCCGAGCGGGGCTGGCGGGTCATCGGCGTCTGGCTGGTGGTGGCGCTGGTGATCATGGGCGCCAACCGCCTCTTCGGCGGGGAGTCTGCCGATTCCTTCGTCCTGAAGGGCACAGACTCCTCCGTAGCACAGGACCTGCTCAACCGCGCCTTCCCGGGGTCGTCGGCGGAGGCGACCCCGATCGTGGTGTACGACCCGGCCCGCGATCTCGGGGCCCTGGACGATCGCACGGTCGAGCGGGTCGTCCGGGACGTGCGCAAGATCCCACAGGTCACGTCCGTGACGGGGCCCGAGCAGCGCGCGGATCTGCTCAGCGACGACGGACACACGGCGATCATCTCCGTGCTCATCAACGAGCGCTTCGCGACTGACACCGGTGTCGCGCAGGACGTGCTCACCACCGCCCAGACGGCGGCAGGTCCGGACGTCACGGTGACCATCGGCGGTTTCCTGGGCCGTCAACTGGCCCAGCCCGACACCCACCTCAGCGAGGCCCTCGGGCTGGTCTCGGCGGTCTTCATCCTCTTCCTCACCCTGCGCCGATGGGGCGCCACGTTCGTGCCGCTGGCCAGCGCCCTGTTCAGCGTCGGGCTGGGCCTGGCGGTCGTGGGGCTGCTCAGCCGCCTCGTGTTCATCCCCGACGTGGCGCCGACCCTGGGCACGATGCTGGGGCTGGGGGTCGGTATCGACTACGCCCTGTTCCTGCTCACGCGCCACCGCATCCTGCTGCATCAGGGCTTCGAGGTGACTGACGCTGTCGGGCGCACCTCCGGGACCGCCGGCGCGGGCATGGTGTTCGCGGGCAGCACCCTCATCGCCGCGGTGTGCGGACTGGTGCTCACCGGCATCTCGTTCCTGGCCTGGCTCGGCTACGCAGCGGCCATCGTGGTGGCGATCGCCGTGGCGGCTTCCATCACACTGGTGCCGGCGATCCTCGGCGTCATGCAGTACCGCGTGATGCCCAAGAAGGGGCTGCACACGCACACCGATGACGACCTCGACCGAACCGGTTGGGGGCGTTTGGCGGACACCGTCACGAGCCGCCCCTGGACCTTCGCGATCGCCTCGTCGGCGCTGCTGCTGGTCATGGCCGCCCCCACCGCGACCCTCACCCTGGGGCACAGCGACAACGGCATCCTGCCGGAGGAGACGTCCGCACGGCAGGCCTATGACCTCATCGCGGATGGTTTCGGGCCCGGCCAGAACGGTCCGCTGGCCGTCGTCACGCAGATGTACGCCATCGCGCAGGCGCCCGACGACGCCGACGCCGAACCGGGCACCGATCCGCGCACGCTGGACCCCCGGCTGCAGCGACTGCAGGACGAACTGGCGGCGGCCCCCGGGGTGGCATCGGCTGACGCTCCGATCGTCAGTCCCGACGGCGGGGTGGCGGTGGTCCGCGTGGCCCCGCAGTGGGGTCCGGCGGACCCGCGCACTGAGGAGTTGGTGCACGAACTGCGCGACCAGGTACTCCCGGCGGCAGTCGCGGGCGGCGGGATGGGCGCACATGTGGGTGGCGTAACGGCGGCCGTCACCGACTTCTCCGAGATCATCGCCGCCCGTACGCCCTACTTCATCGCCGGCGTGGTTCTGCTGTCCTTCCTGCTGCTGACAGTGGCCTACCGGTCCCTGCTGATCCCTTTCAAGGCCGCCGTGATGAACTTGCTGTCCATCGCCGCGGCATACGGGGTGGTGACCGTCGTGTTCCAGTGGGGGTGGGGCGCCCAACTCATCGGACTCGACGGCCCGGTCCCCATCGAGTCGTACGTGCCCATGATGATGTTCGCGGTCCTCTTCGGACTGTCCATGGACTACGAGGTCTTCCTACTCACTGCGTTCCGTGAGCACTGGGAGCGAACCGGCGACATGACCTCGGCGGTGCGCCGCGGTCTGGCGGACACCGGCCACCTGGTCACGGCCGCGGCGGCGATCATGGTCGTCGTCTTCGGCAGTTTCCTGTTGTCCGACAACGCCATCGTGAAGATGTTCGGCGTCGGTCTCGCCACCGCCGTGGCCGTGGACGCGACCATCGTGCGTTGCCTGCTGGTGCCGGCGATCATGGTTCTCGCGCAGAAGGGCACATGGTGGTTGCCGGGGTGGCTGGACCAGTTGCTCCCGCACCTGCACGTCGAGGGCGATCCGCGGGCACTGGACGCAGCGGCCGCCACGAGTGACCGGCCCGGCACGCCGGGACCCCTGGCCGTCTACCGCCCCGCGCCGGTCATCGGCGCCATCGTGGGGGTCACCCTGGCATGGGTGCTCATCTCGCGCCTGGCCTTCATCCCCGAGCCCGCATCCACGTCGGTGGCCATCAGCGCGGTGCTGGGAGCCGTGCTCGGGCTCCTGCCCGCAAGCCTCGGCGGAGGCCGCCTGTCACGTGCCGCCGGCTATGGACTCGGAGCGCTGCTGGCACTGCTCGTGTCGTCCATCATCGTCGCCCTGGTCCCACCGGCGCAGGCCCCGTCGGCCCCGATGACGGCGTGGGCGATCGTCGCTACCGCTCTGCTGGCCGTGCTCGTGGTGAGCCGCACCATGGCACTGCCCTTGGTGCTGGGCGCGGTCGCGCTGGCGGTAAGCCTTGTGCTGACCGGCACCGACGCCGCGCTGCAGGTCCTGTTCGGTGCCACGTTGCTGCCCGCGCTGGTGACGATCTTGATCATCAGCGTGTTTGCCAACCTTTTCCCCGACCGGGGGGACACCATGGAGCCCACGGCCGAAGACCAACCGCTGCGAGTCGGGAGACCCTGA
- a CDS encoding amino acid ABC transporter substrate-binding protein, translated as MGKPMRRSLLLSAALPAVAALALAGCASEADTTAGSSSPSPSTSADCSPETLQTLTPGTLTVATDSPAYPPYFEDNDPSNGEGFESAVAYAVAEQLGFSQDQVTWITEPFNKSYAPGAKDFDFDINQISITPKRQKAVDFSEGYYTVNQAVVALEDSPIANATTLAELQSARLGAQVGTTSLDFITEQIQPTQEPMVYNDTNDAKSALENGQIDAIVVDLPTAYYVTAAEFDNAKIVGQFAAQEGGEEFGLLMAKGSPLVQCVNQALTSLKDSGQLQEIQDTWLVGEDAPYFTE; from the coding sequence ATGGGAAAACCAATGCGCCGATCCTTGCTGCTGTCCGCCGCCCTGCCCGCCGTCGCCGCACTGGCCCTCGCCGGATGCGCCAGTGAGGCCGACACGACCGCTGGCAGTTCGTCGCCGAGTCCGAGCACGAGCGCCGACTGCTCGCCGGAGACGCTGCAGACACTGACGCCGGGCACCCTGACGGTGGCGACCGATTCCCCGGCTTACCCCCCGTACTTCGAGGACAACGACCCGAGCAACGGCGAAGGATTCGAGTCGGCGGTCGCCTACGCCGTGGCCGAGCAGCTCGGTTTCAGCCAGGACCAGGTGACCTGGATCACCGAGCCCTTCAACAAGTCGTATGCCCCGGGGGCCAAGGACTTCGACTTCGACATCAACCAGATCTCGATCACCCCCAAGCGGCAGAAGGCCGTGGACTTCTCCGAGGGCTACTACACCGTCAACCAGGCCGTGGTGGCCCTCGAGGACTCACCCATCGCCAATGCGACCACTCTGGCCGAACTGCAGAGCGCCAGACTCGGCGCGCAGGTGGGGACCACCAGCCTGGACTTCATCACCGAGCAGATCCAGCCCACCCAGGAGCCGATGGTCTACAACGACACCAACGACGCCAAGAGCGCCCTGGAGAACGGGCAGATCGACGCGATCGTGGTTGACCTGCCCACCGCCTACTACGTGACGGCGGCGGAGTTCGACAACGCCAAGATCGTCGGTCAGTTCGCCGCTCAGGAGGGGGGTGAGGAGTTCGGCCTGCTGATGGCCAAGGGCAGCCCCTTGGTGCAGTGCGTGAACCAGGCTCTCACCTCGCTGAAGGACTCCGGGCAGTTGCAGGAGATCCAGGACACCTGGCTGGTGGGTGAGGACGCCCCGTACTTCACCGAGTGA
- a CDS encoding NAD(P)-binding domain-containing protein: MDIAVLGTGSVGTRLAAGFAAAGHDVHLGTRDPDSTLARPEPDLRAWLQQHQGVRLGTFAQAAGSSEVVVNATAGESSLQALQAAGADNLAGKVLIDVANPLDFSEGFPPRLFVQGTDSLGEQIQRAFPAARVVKTWNTMNAGLMLAPDRLDAPTAVFLSGDDMRAKEQVRDLQVSFGWRQIIDLGGIETARAAEMLLPMWLRLLGAVGSADFNWAIVGPRGSAPLGSQA, encoded by the coding sequence GTGGACATCGCAGTGCTGGGAACCGGTTCGGTGGGTACGAGGCTGGCGGCGGGGTTCGCCGCCGCGGGTCACGATGTGCACCTGGGGACCCGCGATCCGGACTCCACCCTGGCGCGACCCGAACCCGATCTGCGGGCCTGGTTGCAGCAGCATCAGGGGGTGCGGCTCGGGACCTTCGCGCAGGCCGCTGGGTCTTCAGAGGTGGTGGTCAACGCCACCGCCGGGGAGTCCAGCCTGCAGGCCCTGCAGGCCGCGGGCGCCGACAACCTGGCGGGCAAGGTGCTCATCGACGTCGCCAACCCGTTGGACTTCTCCGAGGGATTCCCGCCCCGCCTGTTCGTGCAGGGCACGGACTCGCTGGGCGAGCAGATCCAGCGGGCCTTCCCCGCGGCGCGGGTCGTGAAGACCTGGAACACGATGAACGCCGGGCTCATGCTCGCCCCGGACCGGCTCGACGCCCCGACCGCCGTGTTCCTCTCCGGCGACGACATGCGAGCCAAGGAACAGGTACGGGATCTGCAGGTCTCGTTCGGCTGGCGGCAGATCATCGACCTCGGCGGGATCGAGACGGCGCGGGCCGCCGAGATGCTGCTGCCCATGTGGCTGCGCTTGCTCGGTGCCGTGGGGAGCGCGGATTTCAACTGGGCGATCGTGGGTCCGCGCGGCAGTGCGCCGTTGGGCTCCCAGGCATGA
- a CDS encoding crotonase/enoyl-CoA hydratase family protein, whose protein sequence is MELTCFDVTVEEKVAHVRLNRPEAMNTMIPAFWSELPVLIGHLGDRGDVRAVVISSTGKHFSAGMDLSVFTSSGLSMDGEPGRRNATFLLLVKRLQESFTALERVRVPVLAAVHGGVIGGAVDMVCAADMRYASADAYFVVQETNIGMTADVGTLQRLPKLIPDGVARELVYTGRRLTAQRAYEVGLVNQVFDDHESLVQGTLDIAAEIATKSPLTLWGAKEALVYARDHGVADSLHQIALWQTGAFQPADMMESFAAKGEKRSPSYEDLPPAPSGI, encoded by the coding sequence ATGGAATTGACATGTTTCGACGTGACCGTCGAGGAGAAGGTCGCCCACGTGCGGTTGAACCGCCCGGAGGCCATGAACACGATGATCCCGGCCTTCTGGTCGGAGCTTCCGGTGCTGATCGGGCACCTCGGTGACCGCGGTGATGTGCGCGCCGTCGTGATCAGCTCCACCGGAAAGCACTTCAGTGCCGGCATGGATCTTTCGGTCTTCACATCCAGCGGACTGTCGATGGATGGTGAGCCAGGTCGTCGCAACGCCACGTTCCTGCTGCTCGTCAAGCGGCTCCAGGAGAGTTTCACTGCGCTTGAGCGGGTGCGTGTGCCGGTGCTGGCGGCTGTGCACGGTGGTGTCATCGGCGGGGCTGTCGACATGGTGTGTGCGGCTGACATGCGTTATGCCAGTGCCGACGCGTACTTCGTCGTCCAGGAGACCAACATCGGCATGACCGCGGATGTGGGAACACTGCAGCGACTGCCGAAACTCATCCCCGACGGCGTCGCCCGGGAGCTGGTCTACACCGGCCGGCGGCTGACCGCCCAGCGCGCATACGAGGTCGGCCTGGTCAACCAGGTCTTCGACGACCACGAGTCCTTGGTGCAAGGCACGCTGGACATCGCCGCGGAGATCGCCACCAAGAGCCCCCTGACGTTGTGGGGTGCCAAGGAGGCATTGGTGTACGCCCGCGACCATGGGGTGGCGGATTCGCTGCACCAGATCGCCCTGTGGCAGACCGGAGCGTTCCAGCCCGCGGACATGATGGAATCGTTCGCGGCCAAGGGTGAGAAGCGCTCGCCGTCCTACGAGGACCTGCCGCCGGCACCCTCCGGCATCTGA